The window AAAATGGCGGCCTTGACCATAAAGAAACCCATTACCGTAGTTACCAAAGCAATCCCCTCTACTTTAAAGGCCAGTATCATGGCCAAAGTAAGACATCCATATCTAAGCAGCCAGCGATATCTAAAAAATCTTACGGCTTGCCCCGAAGTCATGGTTAAAAGACGGCTAATATCCCTGGCCAGCCAACAAAAGTTGAATAAACTGACCGCCACCCCCAGCCATAATCCAAAGACCCAATCAATTCGGCCCCAAATAGAACAAAATAGGCTGCCTATTCCCGCTAACATCAGGGTAAAGGAGATAACCTCACCTTGGAGTTGATGGTAATCAGCCCCCATCTGAGAACACTCAATCTTCCTTCTTAAGCTGCTCCATAACCAGTCGATAAACACTCAGAAATCCCCCCCCTGCCCCCATAATTATCCCCAGGGCCAGCAATAA of the bacterium genome contains:
- a CDS encoding ATP synthase subunit I; the protein is MFIDWLWSSLRRKIECSQMGADYHQLQGEVISFTLMLAGIGSLFCSIWGRIDWVFGLWLGVAVSLFNFCWLARDISRLLTMTSGQAVRFFRYRWLLRYGCLTLAMILAFKVEGIALVTTVMGFFMVKAAIFLKFIPFPEHLEFQPGALEAKK